GGTCAGCGCGGGGTGGTCAGGGCGCGGGAGATCGCCCGGGCGCTGGTGCGCACCAGCGGGGTGAGGGCGTGCGGCTGGGTGCCGTGGTGGACCACGAGGGAGACCGCGGCGATGACCTGCCCGCAGCCGTCGTCGACCGGCGCGGCGACGGACAGGGAGTCCATCGTGACCTGCCGGTCGCTGATGACGAACCCGCTGGTGCGGACGTCGGCGAGCATCCGGCGCAACTCGGCCGGATCGGTCACCGTTTTCGGGGTGTAGCGCTCGATCGGGTTGCCGAGCACCTCTTCCTGCACCTCGGCCGGGGCGTGGGCGAGCAGGACCAGGCCGACGCCGGTGGCGGTGAGCGCGAAGCGGCCGCCGACCCTGGTCAGCACCGGGACCGCCTCGGAACCGGCGATGCGCTCGATGAACACCACCTCGGTGCCTTCACGGACGGCGAGCTGGACGTTCTCCTTGGTGATCTGGGAGAGGTCTTCGAGAAAGGGGAGTGCGCGCTCCCGCAGCCCCTGCCCGCGCGGGGCCAGCGCGCCGAGTTCCCACAGGCGCAGGCCGACCCGGAACAGCCCGTCGTCACCGCGTTCGACGGCGCCCCAGGCGGCCAGCTCGGTCAGCAGGCGGTGCACAGTGGACAGTGGCATGCCGGCGCGGCGGGCGATGTCGCTGAGCGCGAGCGCCGGTCGCTGCACGCTGAACGCCCCCAGCACCTGGAACGCGCGGCCGACCACGGACCCCGTGGGCCCTGGGCGGCGACCTCCCGGCATCGTGTTCACCCGTTCCCGGCACAGGCGGACACTCGGGCGGGGGCGCGGGTCGGTTCGGTCACGGGCGACAGTTTCGCCGGTGACGGGGAGAAAGGCAAAGCCTTCCGGACCAGGACGTCGCCTGCCGCGTCCACTTCGGACAGCGGACCCGGCCGGACGTGGCGCTTACCTCGCGGCGCGGGCCGCGCGGCCGGACAGCTCGGCGAAGGCCTCGCGCAGGGCAGGTGGGCCGATCACCTCGATCTCGCAGTCGAACCGCGCCAGCGACGCGGCGAGTCCGGCCCAGGACCAGGAACCGGTTGTCAGCCGGGTCCTGGCCGGACCGAGTTCCTCGACGACACCGTCCCCGGCGAACGGGGCCACGTCGGCGGCGGGCAGGCCGAGAACGACCTCACCACGGCACGGCCACGCGTCGGCGTTGTCGGAGCCCTTGAACCGGGCGGAAAGAAAGGCGGCCACGTCACCACCGGGCACCTCGCGGGGCCCGAAGCGCGGGCCGTTGGGCACACGCAGGGTCATCCGATCGGCGCGGTAGATGCGCCAGTCCTCGCGCTCGGGCGCCCAGCCGACGACGTACCAGCGTCCGTGCCGGGCCACGAGGTGGTGGGGCTGCACGCGGCGGGGCGGGCCGTCGTCTTCCGGGCGTCCCGGTGAGCGGTAGTCGAACCGCAGCTCTTCCCCGGCTCGCACGGCGGCGCTCAGCGCGAGCAGCACGTCGATGCCGACCGGCGAACGGACCGAATCGGCGGCGCTGATTTCGAGTGCGTCGACGCGTTGCCGCAACCGTGACGGCATCACCTGGCGCACGGTGGCCAGCGCGCGGGCAGCCGCCTCTTCGATCCCGGCGCCCGTCCCGACAGCCATCCGCAAGGCCACCGCGAGCGCGACAGCCTGCTCTTCGTCGAACAGCAGCGGCGGCACCTGACTGCCCGCTTCGAGCCGGTAGCCGCCGTCAGGCCCCTTCACCGCCTGGATCGGGTAACCGAGTTCGCGCAGCCGATCGACGTCCCGGCGCACCGTGCGCTCGCTGACGCCCAGCCGCTCGGCCAGCAGCATCCCCGGCCAGTCGCGCCGGGCCTGCAACATCGACAGCAGCGACAGCAGCCGGCTCGAGGTGGTGGTCGAAGACGCGGTCGGCATGGGTTTCACCCTGCCACAAGAAGCGGACGTTCCCTGACCGGTACCGATGACACCGTGGCACTCGCCGCCCGGGACCTCCGGCGGTGAACCCCCCCTTTGTGAAGGACCGGACACCATGTCGCTCAACGCTGTTCCCCACCTGAACTTCCGCGGCCAGGCCCGCGAGGCGCTGGAGTTCTACCAGTCGGTGTTCGGCGGGCAGCTCACCGTCGTCACCTACGGAGACTTCGGCATGCCCGCCGAGCTGCCCGGCGCGGCCGACGTCGTGTTCGGCCAGGTCGTGGCCGACAACGGCTTCCGCGTGATGGCCTACGACGTGCCCGGCGAGAACACGCCGGTCGCGCCGGGCGCACCCACCACGCGTCGCGAGAACGGCACCACGATCACCGAAGAGCCGTTCTTCCTCTCCGTGCGCGGCGAGACCGTCGACGAGGTGAGCGGGGTGTGGGAGCGCCTCGCCGACGGCGCGACCGTCATCGAGGCGTTCGGCCCGGCACGGTGGGCGCCCGCGTTCGGCATGCTGGCCGACCGGTTCGGCGTCACCTGGATCGTCGACGTCGCGGCCGAATACGTCCAGTCCTGACGCCCCTTTCCGCCACTGTCGCTTCTGTACAAGACCGCCTCGCCGCTTCGGCCTAGGGTGACCGGGACCTCGCGGCGCCGCCGCACGTTCTGTAGGAGCAGATCTTGACGCGTGAACTGGTTTACACGGGATTCATGTCGCTGGACGGCGTGGTGGACTCGCCCGGCGGTGTGGTGGAGGGGCACCGCAGCGGCGGGTGGGTGATGGAAACGGAGTTCGTGCCCGAGGCGTACTCGCTCAAGGCGGAGGAACTCGAAGAGACCACGGCGCTGATGTTCGGCCGCCGCAGTTATGACGCCTTCGCGCAGACCTGGCCCGCCTCCGAAGACCACGTCGCGTACAAGGAACTGCCGAAGTACGTCGTCTCGACAACGCTGGGCGAGGACGCGCTGGTCGACGGCTGGGGCGAGACCACCATCCTGCGTTCCGCCGACGACGTGGCGAAGCTGAAGGAGTCCGAAGGCGGCCCGATCTTCATCCACGGCAGCGCGGAACTCGCCCGGCGCCTTGGTGAGGCCGGCCTGATCGACCGCTACCACCTGCTGGTGTTCCCGGTGTTGCTGGCCGCGGGCAAGAGCGTGTTCAGCCGGGCCGACCGCGACAAGCAGAATCTGCGGCTGCGGGACTCAGCCGCCTACGCCAACGGTGTGGTCAAGCTGATCTACGACGTGGTGCGCTGACGCCGGGTCCAGTGCGATCGCGCCGCCCTCGCCGTCGCGCAGTTGTTGCGCGGTACGCCCGACGTACCGCCGCAGCGCGCGGGCGAGGTGCGGCTCGTCGTAGTAACCGCACCGGACGATCACGTCGGCGGTGGTGCCGCCGGAGGCCAGCAGCACCGCGGCCGAGCGCACGCGTTCGATCTGCCGGACGGCCCCGCGGGTGAGGCCGGTGGCCGTCCGGAATCGCCGCTCCATCGTGCGGTCCGACACCGGCGGCCGGCGACCCCGGTGGGCCTCGGTGACCAGCGGATCGCGGACGATCACCCCACTGCGGACGAGCCGGGCGACCAGCGCCTCGGCGTCGTCGGCGCCGGGCATCTCCCAATGGCCGCCGTCGAGCCAGAACCTCCGGCCGGTCACGTCGGGCAGGACGATCCCGCCGTCGACCACGGAACTGGCCGGGACCGCGCGCAGTGCGGTGCCGACGGCGAACTGGATGCCGACGAAGGTCGCGTCCTCGGGCACCGGGGCGGTGCCGGTCCGTGTCTCCGGTCCGGTGGCGGCCGCGTACATTTCGCCCCGCTGCCGCCAGAACACCAGCCCCCACGTCTCGCTCGCCACCGAGGTCATCTCCGAGACCTGCTCGCTGCGGCACGTCCACACCGTGTCGACCCACGCCGAATCCGACGCGCGTGTCTCGAACCGCAGCCCCATGGCCGCTCATCGTAGGAGCACTCGGGAGTGTCAGCGACCAAAGTCCCCACCGGCTGGTGACGCCGGTCCCTGGTGCCGCGCGGTCGCGCGGACGAGGGTGGCAGGCGGAAACGGCCCCATGGCCGGACGCCGGGAGGGCGCGGATGAACACCATGAAGAGCAGGCCGCTCGTGGCCGGAGTGGACGGATCACCGTCGGCGTTGCACGCCGTGCGCTGGGCGGCCGAGGAAGCCGGACGACGCGGGAAGCCGCTGCGCCTGCTCCACGCGTGCTTCATCCCGCCGGTCCCACCACGGGTTCCGGTGGCGCTCCCGCGCGAGTACCGCGACGCACTGGTGGAGCAGGGGCACGACTGGCTGACCGAAGCCGCCGCCGCCGCGCGGGAGGCGGCCCCGGGCGTCGAGGTGGAGACCGAACTGCGGACCGGGAT
The genomic region above belongs to Amycolatopsis sp. YIM 10 and contains:
- a CDS encoding IclR family transcriptional regulator; its protein translation is MPGGRRPGPTGSVVGRAFQVLGAFSVQRPALALSDIARRAGMPLSTVHRLLTELAAWGAVERGDDGLFRVGLRLWELGALAPRGQGLRERALPFLEDLSQITKENVQLAVREGTEVVFIERIAGSEAVPVLTRVGGRFALTATGVGLVLLAHAPAEVQEEVLGNPIERYTPKTVTDPAELRRMLADVRTSGFVISDRQVTMDSLSVAAPVDDGCGQVIAAVSLVVHHGTQPHALTPLVRTSARAISRALTTPR
- a CDS encoding VOC family protein, with translation MSLNAVPHLNFRGQAREALEFYQSVFGGQLTVVTYGDFGMPAELPGAADVVFGQVVADNGFRVMAYDVPGENTPVAPGAPTTRRENGTTITEEPFFLSVRGETVDEVSGVWERLADGATVIEAFGPARWAPAFGMLADRFGVTWIVDVAAEYVQS
- a CDS encoding helix-turn-helix domain-containing protein — encoded protein: MGLRFETRASDSAWVDTVWTCRSEQVSEMTSVASETWGLVFWRQRGEMYAAATGPETRTGTAPVPEDATFVGIQFAVGTALRAVPASSVVDGGIVLPDVTGRRFWLDGGHWEMPGADDAEALVARLVRSGVIVRDPLVTEAHRGRRPPVSDRTMERRFRTATGLTRGAVRQIERVRSAAVLLASGGTTADVIVRCGYYDEPHLARALRRYVGRTAQQLRDGEGGAIALDPASAHHVVDQLDHTVGVGG
- a CDS encoding dihydrofolate reductase family protein; protein product: MSLDGVVDSPGGVVEGHRSGGWVMETEFVPEAYSLKAEELEETTALMFGRRSYDAFAQTWPASEDHVAYKELPKYVVSTTLGEDALVDGWGETTILRSADDVAKLKESEGGPIFIHGSAELARRLGEAGLIDRYHLLVFPVLLAAGKSVFSRADRDKQNLRLRDSAAYANGVVKLIYDVVR
- a CDS encoding YafY family protein; this translates as MPTASSTTTSSRLLSLLSMLQARRDWPGMLLAERLGVSERTVRRDVDRLRELGYPIQAVKGPDGGYRLEAGSQVPPLLFDEEQAVALAVALRMAVGTGAGIEEAAARALATVRQVMPSRLRQRVDALEISAADSVRSPVGIDVLLALSAAVRAGEELRFDYRSPGRPEDDGPPRRVQPHHLVARHGRWYVVGWAPEREDWRIYRADRMTLRVPNGPRFGPREVPGGDVAAFLSARFKGSDNADAWPCRGEVVLGLPAADVAPFAGDGVVEELGPARTRLTTGSWSWAGLAASLARFDCEIEVIGPPALREAFAELSGRAARAAR